CGGAAGGGCTTTATGCTTTTATCGGGCATGAGACGCCGTTTTAGAGCGATCGGCCACGGCGTGGACTACAGCCAAGTGAAATGGTAACCTAATTCAGAACAGGAGCTAGGGAGATGAAAAACAAGGTAATCTTTATCGCGGGTATGATTTTTTTGTATATTGCTGTTATTGGATATGCAGCCGATAAGACGAGCGATGACCCTGTGTGGAAACTGAGTTTCAGCGAGCGCACGCGTCTGACCACTTTCGACAACAGCATCAACCTGGATGACGGGATAGCGGACACCTTCACTTTTACCCGCCACTACACCAGCCTGGGACTGACCTGGACGCCGCACGGGGATTTTTCGTTTATGGTGAAGTTTGCCAACGAGTTCCGCAGCTGGCTGAGCCCCAAGAGCAGGCGTAATGACTTGAACGAGATTTATTTTGACCAGTTGTACGTGAAGTGGAAAAGCCCGGGATCCGGTTTGACCCTGACCGTCGGGCGCCAGAATATCATGTTGGGGGAAGGCTTTGTCTGCCTGGACGGCCAACCGCTGACGGGATCGCGTTCGGCTTACTTTAACGCCGTGCGGGCGGATTATGTCTTCAGTAAGAACCACAGCCTGACTGCATTTGTCTCCCACGTACCGCGTACCGATACCTGGCTGCCGTTGATCAATGAGCCCGAGCCGCCCCAACTTCTGGAAGAGCAGGCCAATACGGGAATCGGTCTTTATTACCAGGGAAGCCTGGGCAAGGTGGGGCTGCAAGCCTACTACTTCCGCAAGGATACCGAGGCCAATGACATAACAACCGTTGAGTCGGGCATCAATACCCTGGGTGCCCGCGCGGTCCTGCCCCTGGTCGATCGTCTGTCAGTAACCGCGGAAGCAGCCTTGCAAAACGGTTCTCTCGGAGATGTGGACCGGGGTGCGTACGGTGGCTATTTTCACCTGGATTGGAAGATGGCGGAATCCGTACCGATCGTGAGGCTACTTACTTTTGGCGGGATTCTGTTGAGCGGCGATGACCCGGCTACGGCGGATTATGAAGGATGGGATCCCCTGTGGAGCCGTTGGCCCAAGTGGAGCGAGTCCTATATCTATACATTTATCCGTGAGGGCGGGGTGGCCCGCTGGACCAACTTCAGTGCCTTTTACTTCGGGCTCAATGCCGTGTTTAACAAGGACTTCAAAGCCAGGATCCATTACTATATTCTGGGAGCGCCCCAGGATGGTCCGGCCCTGCCCTCCTTCGCCGGACTGGCTGGAGAGGGTCAGCAACGGGGTGGTTTGCTGGTCTCGCGTTTTGACTACGTGATCAACCCCCACCTGTCCGGCCATTTTGTTTGGGAGCATTTTGAGCCCGGCAGTTACTATGTTGACACGGCGGACGGGTACAATTGGTTTCGTTTTGAACTGATGATTCGTTATTGAGGTTTCATTTAACTGCGGACCCCGCACCCATCCATACCTTCCCAACCGGCCGGCCCCGGATAGGCCCGGGGCCGGTTTGGCTGAAATAGTGGAGAAACCCAATGGAAACAGAAAAAAAAGACAAGTGGACATTGATCGATGCCATCATTGAACATGAACTGAAAATGTTTCAGGCCGTGAATTCCCGTCCCGGTTCGGGGCAGGATTGCCAGCAACGGCCGGAAACATTCCGTCTCATGCGCTGGATGCACCACAGCGTGCTGTCTGAAGCAACGCTTGCGGCCTACCTGGAAGACCTGGAGGCTGCGGTTGTCCTGGAGCGCAACCTGGTGATGGAAAAATACGCGCGCATGGAAAACCAGATTCAGGCACTCAAGGACAATCCCCTGATCTTTCGTATTGCCGAAGCCGAGTGCGCCTGGATGAAGGAGATGCGTGAGCAATATCCCCACGTGATCCAGGGTGACGCGGACGGTTTCCGCAATTACCTGGTGAGTGAACTGGAGACTTATTCGGATGATACCCTGGCACGGCTGTGGGGCGATGTTCAGGCGGCCACGGTCAGGGGTTTGAACTTGCCGCAGATGAGGTATCGCAACCTGTTCAAGCGCCTGGGCTACGAATCCCTGGAAGCGGTGGAAGCCGAAAAAGCCGGGAAAGAGGATTAGGCAAAGGCCACGACCGGAATGAAGGTTGGGCGGGAACTTTTCGAGCGGCTGGCAGGGTTCATTCACGCGGCCTGCTCTATGGTTCAGGCTTGCATTGAGGATTCGGCGACCCGCCGCCTTCCCCTGGGCACCGGCTGACTTGGGGTGGGTCAGAAGCGGTCGGGGAGGGGATCGTATTGCGGGGGGTTCTCCAGGCGGGTTTCCTTGATGCGGTCCATGAGTTGCTGGTTGATCTGGTAGGCTTCGGAGGTATGCAGCGCTTGCCCCTGGCGGTGGAGTCGCAGGGCCAGGTGTTCTTGCTTTTTTTGCAGGTTGTCGTAGAGTTTCTGGTAATGGCCGCTCCCGTCCCACTCTTCCAGTCTCAGGAAGGTATAGGTGGACCACTCCAGGTGATGGCGCTTGCAGTCGATACAGAACACTTTCTGGGCGTAGCTGTTATTGCCCTTGAAGTGGATTGCCGCGCTGTCGAAGAGAATGTTTTCTCCGGAGCAGAAAGGACAATGCTTGGGTTTGTCGGTCTTTATGTCGTCCCGCTTGCCGTCCTCGTCGGTGCTCTCCTTGAACTGTTTCTCACTCACTTCGGTGAAGGCGGCGGCGCAGGCGCGGCAGCGGATCTCCAGTTTGAGGAAGCGATCCTCCACCTGGCCGGGCTGCAAAGGCCCGAAGGGGTTGGCGAAATAATGCGAGGTCACTTCAAGGTCAGCCTTGTCGCACTCCGGGCAATGGGCTTTGCCGGCTTTCAGGTAGTTGTCGGCGGGGATTGTCGCAGGAGCGGCGGACTCCTTGGGTTTTTGCTTTACATGAAAAGTCATTTTGCGCTTGGAACTCATTTTCGCCTCCCGGGCCGCCGGCGGCGGCGGATAAACCTATTATACCATACGCCGTTTTCTCTAAAAAAACGGAGAAGGGGTTGACAGGAAATAATTTTCACGCTATATTAAGCGCATGGTTAAATTAAGTGGTTGGTTAGTTTGATGGCCGCGTCTGATGCGCCGCAACGAATTTTGGACGCGGCCCGCCGGGAATTTGCCGATCACGGTTTTTCCGGGGCGCGGATGGATGTAATCGCCCGGGGCTCCGGTGTCAACAAGGCATTGCCTTTCTACTATTTCCGGTCAAAGGAAAAGCTTTACGAAGAAGTGGTGACTGGAGTGATGGGTGAATTCCTGAGGATCATCCGTCCCATTTTGACCTCCGACCTGACTCCCCGGACGTTGGTTGAACAATTTCCGCGGGTGATTATCGATTTTTTTTCCAATAACCGTGATTTCCTTCGCATCGTGGGCCGTGAACTTCTGGACGGCTCCGCCAGGGCGCCGGAGCTTATGGCACGATTGATGCGCAATGAACCTCACGGTGGACCGGTTTTTTTTGCCCATGAGATAGAACAATGGTATCGCGAGGGCTTGATACGCGAGCAGGATCCCGTACAGTTCATGCTGCACTTGTTTTCCCTGTGTATCTATTCCATCCTGGCCCGCCCCATGGTGGAGATGGCATTCCAGGTCCGTAATCAATCGGACAAGGAATTTTATGAAAAGCGGATCCGCGGGGTGACCGCGGTCTTGAAAGAGGGAATATTGACATGAAAATCATATTGATGCTGATGCTTCTGGGCGGCGGCATGTTGTCGTCCGCCACCGTTACATTGGAGCAGGCGGTCCGGGACGGCCTGGAGCTTGCTGCTTCCGTGCGCGACGGGCGTATCGATGTGGAGAACGCCGAGCGCCGGTTGCGACTGGCCCGGTCACGTTTCCTGCCCGACCTGGATGCCGGGGGGTCCTGGCGTTTCCAGTCCGAACGCATGCAGTTGGCGATCGATCCCATCATCCAGGCAAGCCAGGTGCTCTTTCCCGGCCTGGAACGAACCGTGGGCACCAAGCATAACTGGGATCTTTATCTGGGATTGACCCAGCCGATTTACACCGGCGGCATTCTTTCCCGGAGGCGGGACCAGGCGGAGGCCCGGGTGGAGGAGGAGTCCCTGCACTTGCGCAGCGCCCGGGTGGAGCGGGCGTCCGCGATCCGTGCCGCATACTACACCCATGCCATGCTCGAACAACGCCGTTCCGTGGCGCAACAACTGGCGGAGCGGTTGGAACTGCATCTGCAACGCCTTGAAGCCCTGGCCGCGGAGGAGATGGCGCGCCGCAGCGATGTGTTGGAGACCCGCTCCCGCCTGGTGGACACCCAATTGAATGTGAATGAACTGGATCAGGCCGTAGCCGAAGCAGTCAGCCGCTTTCACGAGCTTTG
The sequence above is drawn from the Candidatus Aminicenantes bacterium genome and encodes:
- a CDS encoding TolC family protein, producing MKIILMLMLLGGGMLSSATVTLEQAVRDGLELAASVRDGRIDVENAERRLRLARSRFLPDLDAGGSWRFQSERMQLAIDPIIQASQVLFPGLERTVGTKHNWDLYLGLTQPIYTGGILSRRRDQAEARVEEESLHLRSARVERASAIRAAYYTHAMLEQRRSVAQQLAERLELHLQRLEALAAEEMARRSDVLETRSRLVDTQLNVNELDQAVAEAVSRFHELCGHYPAEIFAAADPRAFSREEAETRFLSRHPGLAALKTRFQQLDLEEKAVAGKYRPSVAAFAAFHLGRPGVDMFAADWMGYAVLGVSFSMPVFHWGRGAEERGLVRASARKLDYRHEALLRNVAHALDRLFDRLAMLERQVDELKKLSGLTSEDIRLKQALYMEKQISNLDYLAVLCEQEQVLSRLEAARYNLKLTQVAVHRAIGYMEEEQ
- a CDS encoding TetR/AcrR family transcriptional regulator, translating into MAASDAPQRILDAARREFADHGFSGARMDVIARGSGVNKALPFYYFRSKEKLYEEVVTGVMGEFLRIIRPILTSDLTPRTLVEQFPRVIIDFFSNNRDFLRIVGRELLDGSARAPELMARLMRNEPHGGPVFFAHEIEQWYREGLIREQDPVQFMLHLFSLCIYSILARPMVEMAFQVRNQSDKEFYEKRIRGVTAVLKEGILT
- a CDS encoding DUF4125 family protein — protein: METEKKDKWTLIDAIIEHELKMFQAVNSRPGSGQDCQQRPETFRLMRWMHHSVLSEATLAAYLEDLEAAVVLERNLVMEKYARMENQIQALKDNPLIFRIAEAECAWMKEMREQYPHVIQGDADGFRNYLVSELETYSDDTLARLWGDVQAATVRGLNLPQMRYRNLFKRLGYESLEAVEAEKAGKED